A genome region from Crossiella equi includes the following:
- the chvE gene encoding multiple monosaccharide ABC transporter substrate-binding protein gives MRFLRCTAIAVSMAVLLTGCGSAVKTVDQQGAGGDAALVGVTMPTKSSERWIHDGDNIRKALEQQGFRVDLQYAENDIPTQANQIENQITKGAKALVVASIDGTAITSQLQQAADAKIPVIAYDRLIRNSPAVDYYATFDNFKVGVEQANSLVAGLKSRGGGPYAVELFGGSPDDNNATFFFNGAMSVLQPLIDAGTIVVRSGQKDFGRVAILRWEPATAQRRMEDLLTTTYVGGRVDGVLSPYDGLSIGILSALKSNGYGTAAQPYPVVTGQDAEIASVKSIIAGEQYSTVQKDTRELAKVAASMASTVLRGQKPEVNNDKDYHNGVKVVPAFLLQPVAVDKENYRKVLLDTGYYTESQLK, from the coding sequence ATGAGGTTTCTGCGGTGCACCGCCATCGCCGTGTCGATGGCGGTGCTGCTCACCGGCTGCGGCTCGGCGGTCAAGACCGTCGACCAGCAGGGGGCCGGCGGGGACGCCGCGCTGGTCGGCGTGACCATGCCGACCAAGTCCTCCGAACGCTGGATCCACGACGGGGACAACATCCGCAAGGCCCTGGAACAACAGGGTTTCCGGGTTGACCTGCAGTACGCGGAGAACGACATCCCCACCCAGGCCAACCAGATCGAGAACCAGATCACCAAGGGCGCCAAGGCCCTGGTCGTGGCCTCCATCGACGGCACCGCGATCACCTCGCAGCTCCAGCAGGCCGCCGACGCCAAGATCCCGGTTATCGCCTATGACCGGCTGATCCGCAACAGCCCGGCGGTGGACTACTACGCCACCTTCGACAACTTCAAGGTCGGCGTGGAACAGGCCAACTCGCTGGTGGCCGGGCTGAAGAGCCGCGGCGGCGGGCCGTACGCGGTGGAGCTGTTCGGCGGCTCCCCGGATGACAACAACGCCACCTTCTTCTTCAACGGCGCGATGTCCGTGCTGCAACCGCTGATCGACGCGGGCACGATCGTCGTCCGGAGCGGGCAGAAGGACTTCGGCCGGGTGGCCATCCTGCGCTGGGAGCCGGCCACCGCGCAGCGCCGGATGGAGGACCTGCTCACCACCACCTACGTCGGCGGCCGGGTGGACGGGGTGCTCTCGCCCTACGACGGGCTCTCCATCGGCATTCTCTCCGCGCTGAAGAGCAACGGCTACGGCACCGCCGCCCAGCCCTACCCGGTGGTCACCGGGCAGGACGCGGAGATCGCCTCGGTGAAGTCCATCATCGCCGGGGAGCAGTACTCCACCGTGCAGAAGGACACCAGGGAACTGGCCAAGGTGGCCGCGAGCATGGCCAGCACGGTGCTGCGCGGGCAGAAACCCGAGGTGAACAACGACAAGGATTACCACAACGGGGTCAAGGTGGTGCCCGCCTTCCTGCTCCAGCCGGTCGCGGTGGACAAGGAGAACTACCGGAAGGTGCTGCTGGACACCGGTTACTACACCGAAAGCCAGCTGAAGTAG
- the mmsA gene encoding multiple monosaccharide ABC transporter ATP-binding protein, protein MRGITKTFGAVTALDGVTLSVRRGEIHAICGENGAGKSTLMKVLSGVHPHGGHTGQIDFDGAPCAFGGIRDSEARGIVIVHQELALCPELSIAENLFLGNEIARRGWIDWNRVNHEAGLLLARVGLRENPVTPVRELGIGKQQLVEIAKALAKDVRLLILDEPTAALNDEDSAHLLDLLRGLRAEGITSVLISHKLNEVTAIADSITVIRDGRTVQTLDVRAEEVSEERIIAGMVGRDLTHRFPPRQAVPGAEVLRLQDWTAHSPARPDRAVVAGVNLSVRRGEIVGLAGLMGAGRTELAMSVFGRAWGTGISGQVFLDGRPVELRSVRAAIRHGLAYVSEDRKRYGLNLIEDLTRNISAAGMGRLARRGWVRAEEEFRVAQRYLRELAIRAPGVGTPVGTLSGGNQQKVVLAKWMLTEPEVLILDEPTRGIDIGAKYEIYTIINQLAARGAGVLVISSELPELLGLCDRVYALCEGRITGELSRAEATQERLMRLMTQEQEWTR, encoded by the coding sequence ATGCGCGGGATCACCAAGACCTTCGGCGCGGTCACCGCGCTGGACGGGGTGACGCTGTCGGTGCGGCGCGGGGAGATCCACGCCATCTGCGGGGAGAACGGCGCGGGCAAGTCCACGCTGATGAAGGTGCTCTCCGGGGTGCACCCGCACGGCGGCCACACCGGGCAGATCGACTTCGACGGCGCGCCCTGCGCCTTCGGCGGCATCCGGGACAGCGAGGCGCGCGGCATCGTCATCGTGCACCAGGAGCTGGCGCTCTGCCCGGAGCTGTCCATCGCGGAGAACCTGTTCCTGGGCAACGAGATCGCCCGCCGCGGCTGGATCGACTGGAACCGGGTCAACCACGAGGCCGGGCTGCTGCTGGCGCGAGTGGGCCTGCGGGAGAACCCGGTGACCCCTGTGCGCGAGCTCGGCATCGGCAAGCAGCAGCTGGTGGAGATCGCCAAGGCGCTGGCCAAGGACGTGCGGCTGCTGATCCTGGACGAGCCCACCGCGGCGCTCAACGACGAGGACTCCGCGCACCTGCTGGACCTGCTGCGCGGCCTGCGCGCCGAGGGCATCACCTCGGTGCTGATCTCGCACAAGCTCAACGAGGTCACCGCGATCGCCGACTCCATCACCGTCATCCGGGACGGCCGCACCGTGCAGACCCTGGACGTGCGCGCCGAGGAGGTCAGCGAGGAGCGGATCATCGCGGGCATGGTCGGCCGCGACCTCACCCACCGCTTCCCGCCGCGGCAGGCTGTGCCGGGCGCGGAGGTGCTGCGGCTGCAAGACTGGACCGCGCACAGCCCGGCCCGGCCGGACCGCGCGGTGGTGGCCGGGGTGAACCTGTCGGTGCGGCGCGGCGAGATCGTCGGGCTGGCCGGGCTGATGGGCGCGGGGCGGACCGAACTGGCGATGAGCGTGTTCGGCCGCGCCTGGGGCACCGGGATCTCCGGGCAGGTCTTCCTCGACGGCCGACCGGTGGAACTGCGGTCGGTGCGCGCGGCCATCCGGCACGGCCTGGCCTACGTCAGCGAGGACCGCAAGCGCTACGGGCTTAACCTGATCGAGGACCTCACCCGCAACATCTCCGCCGCCGGAATGGGCAGACTGGCCCGGCGCGGCTGGGTGCGGGCGGAGGAGGAGTTCCGGGTGGCCCAGCGGTACCTGCGCGAGCTGGCCATCCGCGCCCCGGGGGTCGGCACCCCGGTGGGCACGCTCAGCGGTGGCAACCAGCAGAAGGTCGTGCTGGCCAAGTGGATGCTCACCGAACCCGAGGTGCTGATCCTGGACGAGCCCACCCGCGGCATCGACATCGGCGCCAAGTACGAGATCTACACGATCATCAACCAGCTGGCCGCCAGGGGAGCGGGGGTGCTGGTGATCTCCTCCGAACTGCCGGAACTGCTCGGCCTGTGCGACCGCGTGTACGCGCTGTGCGAGGGCCGGATCACCGGTGAGCTCAGCCGCGCGGAGGCCACCCAGGAACGCCTGATGCGGCTGATGACCCAGGAGCAGGAGTGGACCCGATGA
- the mmsB gene encoding multiple monosaccharide ABC transporter permease: MTTQADRAASTRPGASRPRLRISLRQSGIYVAFALIVLLFTALTGGTLLEPQNISNIIVQNSYVLILAVGMILVIIAGHIDLSVGSVVALTGALCAVLTVQLDLPWPLAVLATLVAGGVIGAWHGYWIAYFGIPAFIVTLGGMLIFRALTLSVLGNQGIGPFPEPIRTLSNGFLDGYLGNVGLGPLGGADLVSLLIGVAVVAGIAITQWRARKGRLGYGQEVAPTAVFVTRVAGAGLLVLAVVVQLARFRNLPWVLVLLAALVLGYSVLAARSVFGRRIYAIGGNLQAATLSGVNVRAVTFWVFVNMGVLAALAGVVFAGRLNQAGPTAGASFELDAIAAAFIGGAAVQGGVGKVVGAVTGGLIMAVINNGMSLIGAPSEQVMLVKGLVLLAAVAYDVWTKRRAR; encoded by the coding sequence ATGACCACCCAGGCCGACCGTGCGGCGTCCACCAGGCCGGGGGCGTCGCGGCCGCGGCTGCGGATCTCGTTGCGGCAGAGCGGCATCTACGTGGCCTTCGCGCTGATCGTGCTGCTGTTCACCGCGCTCACCGGCGGCACCCTGCTGGAACCGCAGAACATCTCCAACATCATCGTGCAGAACTCCTACGTGCTCATCCTCGCGGTGGGCATGATCCTGGTGATCATCGCCGGGCACATCGACCTGTCGGTGGGCTCGGTGGTGGCGCTGACCGGGGCGCTGTGCGCGGTGCTGACCGTGCAGCTGGACCTGCCCTGGCCGCTGGCGGTGCTGGCCACCCTGGTGGCCGGCGGGGTGATCGGCGCCTGGCACGGCTACTGGATCGCCTACTTCGGCATCCCGGCCTTCATCGTCACCCTGGGCGGCATGCTCATCTTCCGCGCGCTCACCCTGAGCGTGCTGGGCAACCAGGGCATCGGCCCGTTCCCGGAGCCGATCCGCACGCTGTCCAACGGTTTCCTGGACGGCTACCTCGGCAACGTCGGCCTGGGCCCGCTCGGTGGCGCGGACCTGGTCAGCCTGCTGATCGGGGTGGCGGTGGTGGCCGGGATCGCGATCACCCAGTGGCGGGCCAGGAAGGGCAGGCTGGGCTATGGCCAGGAGGTCGCGCCCACCGCGGTGTTCGTGACCAGGGTGGCCGGGGCGGGGCTGCTGGTGCTGGCGGTGGTGGTGCAGCTGGCCCGTTTCCGCAACCTGCCCTGGGTGCTGGTGCTGCTGGCCGCGCTGGTGCTGGGCTACTCGGTGCTGGCGGCCCGTTCGGTGTTCGGCAGGCGGATCTACGCCATCGGCGGCAACCTGCAGGCCGCCACGCTGTCCGGGGTGAACGTGCGCGCGGTGACCTTCTGGGTGTTCGTGAACATGGGCGTGCTGGCCGCGCTGGCCGGCGTGGTGTTCGCTGGCCGGCTCAACCAGGCCGGGCCGACCGCGGGCGCCTCCTTCGAGCTGGACGCCATCGCGGCGGCCTTCATCGGCGGGGCGGCGGTGCAGGGCGGGGTCGGCAAGGTGGTCGGCGCGGTCACCGGCGGCCTGATCATGGCGGTGATCAACAACGGCATGTCCCTGATCGGCGCGCCCAGTGAACAGGTGATGCTGGTCAAGGGCCTGGTGCTGCTGGCAGCGGTGGCCTACGACGTGTGGACCAAGCGCAGGGCCCGCTGA
- a CDS encoding glycoside hydrolase family 5 protein, with amino-acid sequence MRSRKSLVGTVVLSLLACLFLTGPAHAATGFAVRDGRLHDANGVEFVLRGVNHAHTWYPQRFGSLAHLSALGANSARVVLSTGDRWARNDAADVARVVAECRRQRLICVLEVHDTTGLGDQAGAITLDRAADYWLGIREALRGQESFVIINIGNEPHGNSGHERWSADTRGAIGKLRAAGLRHTLMVDAPNWGQDWSATMRDGAGAVFAADPLRNTVFSVHMYGVYNTAAKVSDYLGRFLSARLPIVVGEFGHLHSDGDPDENAILAFGQANRIGYLGWSWSGNSAEVGYLDMSTGFDPAQLTGWGQRIFHGPNGIRQTAKRATVFGGAA; translated from the coding sequence ATGCGATCACGAAAGTCATTGGTGGGCACCGTTGTGCTGAGCCTGCTCGCCTGCCTGTTCCTGACCGGACCCGCGCACGCGGCCACCGGCTTCGCCGTGCGCGACGGCCGGCTGCACGACGCCAACGGTGTGGAGTTCGTCCTGCGCGGGGTGAACCACGCGCACACCTGGTACCCGCAGCGGTTCGGCTCGCTCGCGCACCTGTCCGCACTCGGCGCCAACTCGGCGCGGGTGGTGCTCAGCACCGGCGACCGCTGGGCCCGCAACGACGCCGCCGATGTGGCTAGGGTGGTCGCGGAGTGCAGGCGGCAGCGGCTGATCTGCGTGCTGGAGGTGCACGACACCACCGGCCTCGGCGACCAGGCGGGCGCGATCACCCTGGACCGGGCCGCCGACTACTGGCTCGGCATCCGGGAGGCGCTGCGCGGCCAGGAGTCCTTCGTCATCATCAACATCGGCAACGAGCCGCACGGCAACAGCGGTCACGAGCGCTGGAGTGCGGACACCCGGGGCGCGATCGGCAAGCTGCGCGCGGCGGGGCTGCGGCACACGCTCATGGTGGACGCGCCGAACTGGGGCCAGGACTGGTCCGCCACCATGCGGGACGGCGCGGGCGCGGTGTTCGCCGCGGACCCGTTGCGCAACACCGTGTTCAGCGTGCACATGTACGGGGTGTACAACACCGCGGCCAAGGTCTCGGACTACCTCGGCCGGTTCCTGTCCGCCCGGCTGCCGATCGTGGTGGGGGAGTTCGGCCACCTCCACTCCGACGGCGACCCCGATGAGAACGCGATCCTGGCCTTCGGTCAGGCCAACCGGATCGGTTACCTGGGCTGGTCCTGGAGCGGCAACAGCGCCGAGGTGGGATACCTGGACATGTCCACCGGCTTCGACCCGGCCCAGCTGACCGGGTGGGGTCAGCGGATCTTCCACGGCCCCAACGGGATCAGGCAGACCGCGAAACGGGCCACGGTGTTCGGTGGGGCGGCCTGA
- a CDS encoding glycoside hydrolase family 6 protein, translating to MTNLRTRRGLRGTAAGLAAVLTATTLGTVLAAPSASAAPACRVDYSVNDWGGGFTARVKINNLGDAISSWTLGFAFPGNQRLSQGWSANWSQATDSPNVTATGNGALGTGASVEIGFNATYSGSNPAPAGFTLNGNACTGKPTEPPPGGARQNNPYTGADMYVNPDWAAKVRAEPGGSRIANQPTGVWLDRIAAINGTAAARGLVGHLDEAVRQDAANGTKPLVVQLVIYNLPGRDCSALASNGELKADEIGRYRTEYIDPIAAILARPAYAKLRVVTVIEVDSLPNLVTNVSGRPTAVPQCDIMKANGNYVTGVGYALNKLGDVPNVHNYIDAGHHGWLGWDDNLNPTVQLMCQAANASGATPADVSGFIVNTANFSALSEPFFKADTVVGGRPLRESTKWVDWNRYVDELGYAQDFRARAAAACFGQDVGMLIDTARNGWGGPNRPTAASTSTDPNTFVNQSRVDRRLHLGNWCNQSGAGLGERPKANPGPAGIDAYVWMKPPGESDGSSKYIQNNEGKGFDRMCDPTYTGNIRNGNNMSGALGNAPLSGHFFPAQLQELMRNAYPAL from the coding sequence TTGACGAACTTGCGAACGCGCCGCGGTCTACGCGGCACGGCCGCGGGTCTGGCGGCGGTGCTGACCGCCACGACCCTCGGCACGGTGCTCGCCGCCCCCTCGGCCAGCGCCGCGCCCGCCTGCCGGGTCGACTACAGCGTGAACGACTGGGGCGGTGGGTTCACCGCCCGAGTCAAGATCAACAATTTGGGCGATGCGATCTCCAGCTGGACGCTGGGCTTCGCCTTTCCCGGCAACCAGCGGCTTTCCCAGGGCTGGAGCGCCAACTGGTCCCAGGCCACCGACAGCCCCAACGTGACCGCGACCGGCAACGGGGCCTTGGGCACCGGGGCCTCGGTGGAGATCGGCTTCAACGCCACCTACTCCGGCAGCAACCCAGCCCCGGCCGGCTTCACGCTCAATGGCAACGCCTGCACCGGCAAGCCGACCGAGCCGCCGCCCGGTGGCGCCCGGCAGAACAACCCCTACACCGGCGCCGACATGTACGTGAACCCGGACTGGGCGGCCAAGGTGCGCGCCGAGCCCGGCGGCAGCCGCATCGCCAACCAGCCCACCGGCGTGTGGCTGGACCGCATCGCGGCGATCAACGGCACCGCCGCCGCCAGGGGCCTGGTCGGCCACCTCGACGAGGCGGTGCGGCAGGACGCGGCCAACGGGACCAAGCCGCTGGTGGTCCAGCTGGTCATCTACAACCTGCCCGGCCGGGACTGCTCGGCGCTGGCCTCCAACGGCGAGCTCAAGGCCGATGAGATCGGCCGCTACCGCACCGAGTACATCGATCCCATCGCCGCGATCCTGGCCAGGCCGGCCTACGCCAAGCTGCGCGTCGTGACCGTGATCGAGGTCGACTCGCTGCCGAACCTGGTCACCAACGTCAGCGGCAGGCCCACCGCGGTGCCGCAGTGCGACATCATGAAGGCCAACGGGAACTACGTCACCGGTGTCGGCTACGCGCTGAACAAGCTCGGTGACGTGCCCAACGTGCACAACTACATCGACGCCGGCCACCACGGCTGGCTCGGCTGGGACGACAACCTCAACCCGACCGTGCAGCTGATGTGCCAGGCCGCCAACGCTTCCGGCGCCACCCCGGCGGACGTGTCCGGCTTCATCGTCAACACCGCCAACTTCAGCGCGCTCTCCGAACCGTTCTTCAAGGCCGACACCGTGGTCGGTGGCAGGCCGCTGCGGGAGAGCACCAAGTGGGTGGACTGGAACCGCTACGTCGACGAACTCGGCTACGCCCAGGACTTCCGCGCCAGGGCCGCCGCGGCCTGCTTCGGCCAGGACGTCGGCATGCTCATCGACACCGCCCGCAACGGCTGGGGCGGCCCCAACCGCCCGACCGCGGCGAGCACCTCGACCGACCCGAACACCTTCGTCAACCAGTCCCGCGTGGACCGGCGCCTCCACCTCGGCAACTGGTGCAACCAGTCCGGCGCCGGTCTCGGCGAGCGGCCGAAGGCCAACCCCGGTCCCGCCGGTATCGACGCCTACGTGTGGATGAAGCCGCCGGGTGAGTCCGACGGCTCCAGCAAGTACATCCAGAACAACGAGGGCAAGGGCTTCGACCGGATGTGCGACCCGACCTACACCGGCAACATCCGCAACGGCAACAACATGTCCGGCGCACTGGGCAACGCGCCGCTGTCGGGACACTTCTTCCCGGCGCAGCTGCAGGAGCTCATGCGCAACGCCTATCCCGCACTGTGA
- a CDS encoding GH1 family beta-glucosidase produces the protein MHVSDHAVELAFPPGFLWGAATAAFQVEGSTTVDGRTDSIWDVFCRTPGKVHNGDTGDPATDHYRRMREDVALMAELGLRAYRFSVAWPRIRPDGGPVNPAGLDFYRRLVDELLAHDITPWVTLYHWDLPQALEERGGWANRDTAYRFGEYAQTVVGALGDRVPFWTTLNEPYCSSFVGYASGRHAPGRTDPRATVAAVHHLHLAHGLGVLAIRDGAPQAKAGITLNLYPVHPADPGSEADAEAVRRVDGLQNRLFLDPVLRGEYPEDVLADLAPFGLSEHIQDGDLDLIGAPLDLLGVNYYSSLHVSGASTEPAAGPTTWIGAEHVRFPSRGLPRTDMNWEIQASGLTEVLTRLHTEYPPLPLYITENGSAWPDKPNGDGQIEDTDRVSYLDGHLRAAHQAIQAGTDLRGYFSWSLLDNFEWAEGYAKRFGLVHVDYQTQVRTPKRSAHFYAQVIRQNGLIAEQP, from the coding sequence GTGCACGTATCTGACCACGCCGTCGAGCTGGCGTTCCCGCCGGGATTCCTGTGGGGCGCGGCCACCGCGGCCTTCCAGGTGGAGGGATCGACCACTGTGGACGGTCGAACCGACTCGATCTGGGACGTCTTCTGCCGGACTCCCGGCAAGGTGCACAACGGCGACACCGGCGATCCGGCCACCGACCACTACCGCCGGATGCGCGAGGACGTCGCGCTGATGGCCGAACTCGGCCTGCGCGCCTACCGCTTCTCCGTGGCCTGGCCCCGGATCCGCCCGGACGGCGGCCCGGTCAACCCGGCTGGCCTGGACTTCTACCGGCGCCTGGTGGACGAGCTGCTGGCCCACGACATCACCCCGTGGGTGACCCTCTACCACTGGGACCTGCCTCAGGCGCTGGAGGAACGCGGCGGCTGGGCGAACCGGGACACCGCCTACCGCTTCGGCGAGTACGCCCAGACCGTGGTCGGCGCCCTCGGCGACCGGGTGCCGTTCTGGACCACGCTCAACGAGCCGTACTGCTCCTCCTTCGTCGGCTACGCCTCGGGCAGGCACGCCCCCGGCCGCACCGACCCGCGCGCCACCGTGGCCGCCGTGCACCATCTGCACCTGGCGCACGGCCTCGGTGTGCTGGCGATCAGGGACGGGGCTCCCCAGGCCAAGGCCGGGATCACGCTCAACCTGTACCCGGTGCACCCGGCCGACCCCGGTTCCGAGGCCGACGCGGAGGCCGTCCGCCGGGTCGATGGGCTGCAGAACCGGCTCTTCCTCGACCCGGTGCTGCGCGGGGAGTACCCCGAGGACGTGCTGGCCGACCTGGCGCCGTTCGGGCTGTCCGAGCACATCCAGGACGGCGACCTGGACCTGATCGGCGCACCGCTGGACCTGTTGGGCGTCAACTACTACAGCAGCCTGCACGTCTCCGGCGCCTCGACCGAGCCCGCCGCCGGCCCCACCACCTGGATCGGCGCCGAGCACGTGCGCTTCCCCAGCCGGGGCCTGCCGCGCACCGACATGAACTGGGAGATCCAGGCGTCCGGGCTCACCGAGGTGCTCACCCGGCTGCACACCGAGTACCCGCCGCTGCCGCTCTACATCACCGAGAACGGCTCGGCCTGGCCGGACAAACCCAACGGCGACGGCCAGATCGAGGACACCGACCGGGTGTCCTACCTGGACGGTCACCTGCGCGCGGCGCACCAGGCCATCCAGGCGGGGACGGACCTGCGCGGGTACTTCAGCTGGTCGCTGCTGGACAACTTCGAGTGGGCCGAGGGCTATGCCAAGCGGTTCGGCCTGGTGCACGTGGACTACCAGACCCAGGTCCGCACCCCGAAGCGCAGCGCGCACTTCTACGCCCAGGTGATCAGGCAGAACGGGTTGATCGCCGAACAACCGTGA
- a CDS encoding carbohydrate ABC transporter permease → MSVGKPNATVYGLLLAFVLGSAFPFYWSFVVASRDSATVTERVPPLLPGGNFLANAAKVFDSVPFWKALANSMIVAGTVTVSTVLLSTLAGFAFAKLRFRGRGLLFVAVVATLAVPTQLGIVPLYMLMAEFGWANSLEAVIIPNLVTALGVFWMRQYISEAVPYELIEAARMDGCSLIRTFWHVCLPAVRPAAAFLGMFTFMTSWNDFLWPLVALDAGNPTIQVALEKLQSGFYIDYSLVLAGTTMATVPVLLIFVLLGRQIVAGIMQGAVKG, encoded by the coding sequence ATGAGCGTCGGCAAGCCCAATGCCACTGTGTACGGCTTGTTGCTGGCCTTCGTGCTCGGCTCGGCCTTCCCGTTCTACTGGTCCTTCGTGGTGGCCAGCAGGGACAGCGCCACCGTCACCGAGCGGGTGCCACCACTGCTGCCCGGCGGCAACTTCCTCGCCAATGCGGCCAAGGTGTTCGACTCGGTGCCGTTCTGGAAGGCCCTGGCCAACAGCATGATCGTGGCGGGCACGGTGACCGTGTCCACCGTGCTGCTGTCCACACTGGCCGGTTTCGCCTTCGCCAAGCTGCGTTTCCGCGGCCGGGGCCTGCTGTTCGTGGCGGTGGTGGCCACGCTGGCGGTGCCCACCCAGCTGGGCATCGTGCCGCTGTACATGCTGATGGCCGAGTTCGGCTGGGCCAACAGCCTGGAGGCGGTGATCATCCCGAACCTGGTCACCGCGCTCGGGGTGTTCTGGATGCGCCAGTACATCAGCGAGGCGGTGCCCTACGAGCTGATCGAGGCCGCCCGGATGGACGGGTGCAGCCTGATCCGCACCTTCTGGCACGTGTGCCTGCCCGCGGTCCGCCCGGCCGCGGCCTTCCTGGGCATGTTCACCTTCATGACCTCCTGGAACGACTTCCTCTGGCCCCTGGTCGCCCTGGACGCGGGCAACCCCACCATCCAGGTGGCCCTGGAGAAGCTCCAGAGCGGCTTCTACATCGACTACTCGCTCGTGCTGGCCGGCACGACCATGGCGACGGTCCCGGTTCTGCTGATCTTCGTCCTGCTCGGCCGGCAAATCGTGGCCGGCATCATGCAGGGCGCCGTGAAGGGATGA
- a CDS encoding carbohydrate ABC transporter permease yields the protein MRDRLGEWDLRFSPYLYIAPFFLIFGLTGLFPLLYTAYVALFDWELGGAEPTFVGLDNFTNLLADEQFWTTLTNTISIFLLSSGPQLVIAVLLAALLNTRVRPATGWRVGVLLPYAASLVAIGIIFANLFGRDFGLVNTLLEAFGLDRIDWQANRFASHLAIAFMVNWRWTGYNALIVLAAMQAIPKDVYEAAVVDGAGAVRRFFSITLPLLRPTLIFVVITSTIGGLQIFTEPKLFDTRPGSNNGGSSNQFQTITLYLYQSAFENQNFGYASAIAWVLFLVIIVFAGINFLLTRRLAGVGR from the coding sequence ATTCGCGACCGGCTCGGCGAGTGGGACCTCCGGTTCTCGCCCTACCTCTACATCGCGCCGTTCTTCCTGATCTTCGGCCTCACCGGCCTGTTTCCCCTGCTCTACACCGCCTACGTGGCCCTCTTCGACTGGGAGCTGGGCGGCGCGGAGCCGACCTTCGTCGGGCTGGACAACTTCACCAACCTGCTCGCCGACGAGCAGTTCTGGACCACGCTGACCAACACGATCAGCATCTTCCTGCTCTCCAGCGGGCCGCAGCTGGTGATCGCGGTGCTGCTGGCCGCGCTGCTCAACACCAGGGTCCGCCCGGCCACCGGCTGGCGGGTGGGCGTGCTGCTGCCCTACGCGGCCAGCCTGGTGGCCATCGGTATCATCTTCGCCAACCTGTTCGGCCGCGACTTCGGCCTGGTCAACACCCTGCTGGAGGCATTCGGCCTGGACCGGATCGACTGGCAGGCCAACCGCTTCGCCAGCCACCTGGCCATCGCCTTCATGGTGAACTGGCGGTGGACCGGCTACAACGCGCTGATCGTGCTGGCCGCGATGCAGGCCATCCCCAAGGACGTCTACGAGGCCGCGGTGGTCGACGGGGCCGGTGCGGTGCGCCGGTTCTTCAGCATCACCCTGCCGCTGCTGCGCCCGACGCTGATCTTCGTGGTGATCACCTCCACCATCGGCGGGCTGCAGATCTTCACCGAGCCCAAGCTGTTCGACACCAGGCCCGGCTCCAACAACGGCGGCTCGTCCAACCAGTTCCAGACCATCACCCTCTACCTGTACCAGTCCGCCTTCGAGAACCAGAACTTCGGCTACGCCTCGGCGATCGCCTGGGTGCTGTTCCTGGTGATCATCGTCTTCGCCGGGATCAACTTCCTGCTGACCCGGCGGCTGGCGGGGGTGGGGCGATGA